One stretch of Natronobacterium gregoryi SP2 DNA includes these proteins:
- a CDS encoding metallophosphoesterase: MTDDTSDSAVRVEPVPGEPAATAAAGGDRLLLVADYHAGYEAGLRSGRGVDVPSRAPDRRERLLALLERTNPDRLVVLGDLMHSIGDPGSAERGELEVLFESFPSTLSVTVVKGNHDGEIETWLVDGSEHGDGPGEVTVVPGDGIAIDGLGVCHGHTWPAREVLESDVVCLGHEHPCVRLEDEVGGSRVERAWLRGRADPVAFRDHDRYGDGVVPLWLEDDARSQPRLVVLPAFNDLVGGTWVNLSDQSFLAPFLPGALADGEAYLLDGTRLGPYDAI, encoded by the coding sequence ATGACCGACGACACGAGCGACAGCGCGGTTCGAGTCGAACCCGTTCCCGGCGAACCCGCCGCGACTGCGGCGGCCGGTGGTGACCGGCTCCTGCTCGTCGCCGACTATCACGCCGGCTACGAGGCTGGGCTCCGATCCGGACGCGGCGTCGACGTCCCGAGTCGCGCCCCGGACCGTCGTGAGCGATTGCTCGCGTTGCTCGAGCGCACAAATCCCGACCGGTTGGTCGTCCTCGGCGATCTCATGCACTCGATCGGCGACCCGGGTAGTGCCGAACGGGGCGAACTCGAGGTGTTGTTCGAGTCGTTTCCCTCGACGCTGTCGGTGACGGTCGTCAAGGGTAACCACGATGGCGAGATCGAGACGTGGCTGGTTGACGGGAGCGAGCACGGCGACGGCCCTGGAGAGGTGACTGTCGTTCCAGGCGACGGGATCGCTATCGACGGCCTCGGCGTCTGCCACGGCCACACCTGGCCCGCCCGCGAGGTACTCGAGAGTGACGTAGTCTGTCTCGGTCACGAACACCCCTGCGTTCGCCTCGAAGACGAGGTCGGCGGGAGCCGCGTCGAGCGAGCGTGGCTTCGCGGACGGGCCGATCCGGTAGCGTTTCGCGATCACGACCGGTACGGCGATGGCGTCGTGCCGCTGTGGCTCGAAGACGACGCCCGTTCGCAGCCTCGACTGGTCGTGCTGCCGGCGTTCAACGATCTCGTCGGCGGGACGTGGGTGAACCTCTCCGATCAGTCGTTTCTCGCACCGTTTCTCCCTGGCGCGCTCGCAGACGGTGAGGCCTACCTGCTCGACGGAACGCGACTCGGGCCGTACGACGCGATCTGA
- a CDS encoding Single-stranded DNA binding protein, which translates to MQLEDHAEELASDLGVDKEEVTSDLQNLVEYSVPIDEAKRSLRRKYGDGSTGGGDAPSSKDVADVAPEDGNVTVTGVVLTAGKRSIRYQGDDHVIVEGRLADETGVIDYTSWEDFGLSPGDTITAGNASVREWDGEPELNLGESTSLSVEEESLEVPYGIGGKADLADLQTGDRAADIEVAVLECERRTIDGRDGETEILSGVFGDESGRLPFTNWEPAPEIEERNTVRIENAYVQEFRGVPEVNVSEFSTVTDLEREIDVGADTSTMDVGEAVRTGGIYDVCVVGNVIAVRDGSGLIQRCPECYRVIQKGQCRTHGDVDGIDDLRVKAIVDDGTGTLTAVLDDELTEQVYGGTLEDALEQAREAMDQEVVADRIRERIVGREYCVRGHLSVDEYGANLDAETFEESDDDPEARAQEFLETVDVDPTEREKTEVDA; encoded by the coding sequence ATGCAACTCGAAGATCATGCCGAGGAACTCGCCTCCGACCTCGGCGTCGACAAAGAGGAGGTCACGTCCGACCTGCAAAATCTGGTAGAGTACAGCGTTCCGATCGACGAGGCCAAACGGAGTCTCCGACGGAAGTACGGCGACGGCTCCACCGGCGGTGGCGACGCTCCGTCGTCCAAAGACGTCGCCGACGTCGCGCCCGAAGACGGCAACGTCACAGTGACCGGCGTCGTCCTCACCGCGGGCAAACGATCGATCCGGTATCAGGGCGACGACCACGTCATCGTCGAAGGGCGACTCGCCGACGAGACCGGCGTCATCGACTACACGTCCTGGGAGGACTTCGGGCTCTCGCCGGGCGATACAATCACCGCGGGCAACGCCTCCGTCCGCGAGTGGGACGGCGAACCCGAACTGAACCTAGGCGAGAGCACCTCGCTCTCCGTCGAGGAGGAGTCGCTCGAGGTTCCCTACGGAATCGGCGGCAAGGCCGACCTCGCCGACCTCCAGACCGGCGACCGGGCGGCCGACATCGAGGTCGCCGTCCTCGAGTGCGAGCGTCGGACCATCGACGGTCGCGACGGCGAGACCGAGATCTTGAGTGGCGTCTTCGGCGACGAGAGCGGTCGCCTGCCGTTTACGAACTGGGAGCCCGCTCCGGAGATCGAGGAAAGAAACACAGTCCGCATCGAGAACGCCTACGTCCAGGAGTTCCGCGGCGTTCCCGAGGTCAACGTCTCGGAGTTCTCGACCGTGACTGATCTCGAGCGCGAGATAGACGTCGGTGCTGATACGTCGACGATGGACGTCGGTGAGGCCGTCCGGACCGGCGGCATCTACGACGTCTGCGTCGTCGGCAACGTGATCGCTGTCCGCGACGGTTCGGGACTCATCCAGCGCTGCCCCGAGTGCTATCGCGTCATCCAGAAGGGACAGTGCCGGACCCACGGCGATGTCGATGGGATCGACGACCTCCGCGTGAAAGCCATCGTCGACGACGGCACCGGGACGCTGACTGCCGTCCTCGACGACGAACTCACCGAGCAGGTCTACGGCGGCACGCTCGAGGACGCCCTCGAACAGGCCCGCGAGGCGATGGACCAGGAGGTCGTCGCCGACCGAATCCGCGAGCGGATCGTCGGCCGCGAGTACTGCGTCCGCGGCCACCTCTCGGTCGACGAGTACGGCGCGAACCTCGATGCGGAGACGTTCGAGGAGAGCGACGACGATCCCGAAGCGCGAGCGCAGGAGTTCCTCGAGACAGTCGACGTCGATCCGACCGAACGCGAAAAGACGGAGGTGGACGCATGA
- the queC gene encoding 7-cyano-7-deazaguanine synthase QueC, producing MTDDTTAVTTDEAESSDENRAVVLLSGGMDSATAAYEARNRADEIYALHTTYGQQTADRELECARRVAKAVGAADFLQVETGHLAAIGASSLTDDELAVADADPESDEIPTSYVPFRNANLLSMAVSYAEANDCKAVFIGAHSEDFSGYPDCRPEFFETFERVVDVGTKPETEIAIEAPFVEWSKTDIAQRGVELEVPYEHTWSCYRENEPACGTCDACAFRLQAFQRIGVRDPIEYAERPTYAEETGGV from the coding sequence ATGACCGACGATACTACCGCCGTCACGACCGACGAAGCCGAATCGAGCGACGAAAACCGCGCCGTCGTCCTGCTATCGGGCGGGATGGACAGCGCCACCGCCGCCTACGAGGCCCGCAACCGCGCCGACGAGATCTACGCCCTACACACCACGTACGGCCAGCAGACCGCCGACCGCGAACTCGAGTGTGCCCGCCGCGTCGCAAAAGCAGTCGGTGCCGCCGACTTCCTGCAGGTCGAGACGGGCCACCTCGCGGCGATCGGAGCCTCGAGTCTCACCGACGACGAACTGGCAGTCGCGGATGCGGACCCGGAGAGCGACGAGATCCCGACCTCTTACGTTCCCTTCCGAAACGCCAACCTGCTCTCGATGGCCGTCTCCTACGCGGAGGCAAACGACTGTAAAGCGGTCTTCATCGGCGCTCACAGCGAGGACTTCTCGGGGTACCCGGACTGTCGTCCCGAGTTCTTCGAGACCTTCGAGCGGGTCGTCGACGTCGGGACGAAACCCGAGACCGAGATCGCAATCGAGGCACCGTTCGTCGAGTGGTCCAAGACTGACATCGCCCAGCGCGGGGTGGAACTCGAGGTCCCCTACGAACACACCTGGAGCTGTTACCGCGAGAACGAACCGGCCTGTGGCACCTGTGACGCCTGTGCGTTCCGGCTACAGGCGTTTCAGCGGATTGGCGTCCGTGACCCGATCGAGTACGCCGAGCGGCCGACCTACGCCGAGGAAACCGGGGGCGTGTAA
- a CDS encoding 7-carboxy-7-deazaguanine synthase QueE produces MPVSDSVVDRESPADASDGSALPINELFYSLQGEGTLAGVPSVFVRTSGCNLRCWFCDSYHTSWEPTHAWLDIEEIVAEVESHDADHVVLTGGEPLLHEESGELLEELDACGYHTTVETNGTIHRDVPIDLASISPKLASSTPTSDRNLTGAVPTESRTDGRQPPGPVSPGDGEWAEKHDRERIDMEALATFIEDYEFQLKFVVTDNEDMSELLGLLADLREVADVPVRDEDVLLMPEGATREGLAETRERVADLAIEYGFRYTPRLHVDLWNDAPET; encoded by the coding sequence ATGCCCGTCTCCGACTCGGTCGTCGACCGCGAATCGCCGGCCGACGCGAGCGACGGGTCCGCGCTCCCGATCAACGAGCTGTTCTACTCTCTCCAGGGCGAGGGAACTCTCGCCGGTGTCCCCTCCGTCTTCGTGCGGACGAGCGGCTGCAACCTCCGGTGCTGGTTCTGTGACTCCTATCACACCTCCTGGGAGCCGACTCACGCGTGGCTGGACATAGAGGAGATCGTCGCCGAAGTCGAGAGCCACGACGCCGATCACGTCGTCCTCACCGGCGGCGAACCCCTGCTCCACGAGGAGAGCGGCGAACTGCTCGAGGAACTCGACGCGTGTGGGTACCACACCACCGTCGAGACCAACGGGACGATCCACCGCGACGTGCCGATCGACCTCGCCTCGATCAGCCCGAAACTGGCGAGTAGTACGCCCACGTCCGATCGTAACCTGACGGGCGCGGTTCCGACTGAATCCCGGACCGATGGACGGCAACCCCCGGGACCCGTGAGTCCGGGAGACGGGGAGTGGGCCGAGAAACACGACCGCGAGCGGATCGACATGGAAGCACTCGCCACCTTCATCGAGGACTACGAGTTCCAGTTGAAGTTCGTCGTCACCGACAACGAGGATATGTCCGAACTCCTCGGGTTGCTCGCCGACCTCCGCGAGGTCGCCGACGTTCCCGTCCGCGACGAGGACGTCCTGTTGATGCCCGAAGGCGCGACGCGCGAGGGTCTCGCCGAGACCCGCGAACGGGTCGCCGACCTCGCCATAGAGTACGGGTTCCGGTACACGCCGCGGCTGCACGTCGACCTCTGGAACGACGCCCCCGAGACGTAG
- a CDS encoding 6-pyruvoyl trahydropterin synthase family protein, which yields MPERTGSLEEAPTDDGVVGTRRTLTVGHDRPIRISAGHRLLHHDGKCSRPHGHNYEITVTIDGALTEEGWVADKGDVTGVVQEWDHMFLVEDGDPLIEAFEAAGDDDALVVLEQPPTAEVMSVLLEKKLFDALPEMVTDIAVRVDETSELCGGRF from the coding sequence ATGCCCGAAAGAACAGGATCTCTCGAGGAGGCACCGACGGACGACGGCGTCGTCGGTACACGCCGAACCCTCACGGTCGGCCACGACCGGCCAATCAGGATCAGTGCTGGCCATCGGCTCTTGCACCACGACGGCAAGTGCTCTCGCCCACACGGACACAACTACGAAATCACCGTCACGATCGACGGTGCACTCACCGAGGAGGGCTGGGTCGCCGACAAAGGAGACGTCACCGGTGTCGTCCAAGAGTGGGATCACATGTTTCTCGTGGAGGACGGCGATCCGCTCATCGAGGCCTTCGAAGCGGCGGGCGACGACGACGCACTCGTCGTCCTCGAGCAGCCGCCAACGGCCGAGGTGATGAGTGTCCTTCTCGAGAAGAAACTCTTTGACGCCCTTCCCGAGATGGTCACCGACATCGCCGTTCGCGTCGACGAGACCAGCGAGCTCTGTGGAGGGCGTTTCTGA
- a CDS encoding winged helix-turn-helix domain-containing protein has product MSRSRTKRNDVDSAAVLAALGNKYSAEILCAADTPKSAQALSEDVEIPIATCYRRIEELVDAGLLTCEGRRLSDNGRRTNIYRRTLDEIEVDFSDETPDFSQKRRTEAKNRLQEQLSN; this is encoded by the coding sequence ATGTCACGTAGTCGGACGAAACGAAACGACGTCGACTCCGCAGCGGTTCTTGCGGCGCTTGGGAACAAGTACAGCGCCGAGATTCTCTGTGCTGCGGATACGCCGAAGTCGGCCCAGGCGTTGAGCGAAGATGTCGAGATTCCGATCGCCACGTGTTACCGGCGAATCGAAGAGCTCGTCGATGCCGGGTTGTTGACCTGTGAGGGCCGACGGCTTTCGGACAACGGCCGCCGAACCAACATCTATCGGCGCACGCTAGACGAGATCGAGGTCGACTTCTCGGACGAAACCCCCGACTTCTCGCAAAAGCGGCGAACAGAGGCGAAAAACCGGTTACAGGAACAACTCAGCAACTGA